The window ATAATACACTAAATAACAACATATACTCATATTGTGATTTCAATAACATAAACCACAATAGACTGTTTTATCCATGTTGCCGACCGCTGCCCACAACTGTCCGACCACAACAGGCTCTTCTGGAAAACGGGCAGCACTTCAACTCTGTATTAGCACAAGTTGTTTTAAACAGGTGGTCAGACATAATTAGCAATTTTAAGGCATCACTTAGGCCTCTGCTGAGTAGTGATGAccacttattattattactattattattattattaaacgtTTCATAACTTAAAGTATTTCTACAATAAAACTTACCATTTTTTTACACGTCTAGTGCTCTTGAAATGCTTATATAATCCGGTACTAGAGATGTGCCAGTGTACCGTTTTAAACTACACACCACACTGAAACATGCTGCCGGCATCAATACCACCAACCATTTCCATGACCGTCATTACTGTGATTATCGTTATTTTAAGAGGACATCCtgaacacagagcagctctCTTTATATTGTTCAGCCACAGGAAAGAAGCTTTCTACCAGTCAAACAGTGTGTGGAGCTTTAACTactagctttttaaaaaattgtgaacggATACGTAGAagctgagagacacagacactgagctgcatttaaaatctttcACTTAAGTCTGAAACTTCAAACAACAGcttttgttttacagtatttaaactGGTTTTGATGTGGTGAAAGAGTCCAACAAAGCTgaaacatacagacagctgTCCAGTGGACAGAATCACAGGTGATCATCGAGTCATTGAACTACATGTTAGCACAAACAGAGGGATTTCAGGGAAACTTAATTGATTATCGTGATAATACTGTTTGCCGTGCTATTAAACCTAGTATAACCGTAGCATGAAGATTTGATCCCGGTACATCCGTAGCTGGTACCAATTGTTGGTTGATGCATCGCTGCTCAGCTAAGCACTTTCAGTGGTTTAATTGAGGTTTTGAGTGTCTTTGATTCATTAGAGTCACTAAGAGCTAAAATAATTCATCCTCACATTCGGGAGAGAGCATGCATTCGGCTGCTGCTCGGAAATATAATTTGAGGCTATGGCTATAAAACGTGTTTTGACAACATGAAAAAGGTCGATGATGCAGAAAAGCTACCAAACCAGTTATTCTTAACTGGTGCAACAGACCTGAAGTGACGTCTGAACGGGAGGCTTCATGGGTTTATGCAGGTTGATCGATAAAGACAGGGCGCGGTGCAAATCATAACATGAGCAATCAATCATTGACGAATGTTCATGTTTCAACgctaatataataataaaatctcCAGTATTAAATATCGTCTGAGTCCAGGTCTGTACGCTAAATGTGGCTGATAATAAGCGAACAATCAGTAAAATAGGCTCCGACTACTTGCTGGACATGATGTAAAAGATGCGATTCTAAGGCCCGAGCGTCCTGAGACGACGACTGTCGGAAAACCGCCCGTTTCTGATCCTTTTTAATTGGTCGAGTAGTGCTTAAATGAACCCCCCTGTCGAAAATATCGGGTTCTTTcataaaaaaattgaatttcTATAGAGCTGTGGGGCGTCAGCAGCCCCGGGATGACTGGTCGAAGTCGGGGTGAAAATAGCCACCTAGCCGTTACTAAATTCCAGGAATTAGTCGGAGCCGCTTTCGCAATCTAGGCCACATTGAAAGCGAGGCCAATGGCGTCAGAATAAAACCCGCTTACCTTCTCGCAGAGTGTCCTGACTTGGTTTTCCGATAGCTGCTTACACTCGTTTAGCTGTTCGATCCATTGGTCTAATTCTTTAGTGAAAGATTTGTCTTCCATGACAGCTGCGGTAGCTCGCTGTGCTAGCTGTGTTAGctacctgaaaaaaaaactggcctGTTTCAACGCTAGCTGAGTTAGCCTTTAGCTCTAAGTATTGTTAACCCGCTCCGGTCCCGCCAAACCGGCTGCAAAATCAATGATAACACCTAAAATTAACGAGCCTCTCAGTCAACTTCTATCATGATAAATCACCGATGTTAAGTTACAgatgttaaaaatcagtgtatATCGCCCGGGGGAGTCAGAAGGGTCGAAAGTCCCCGATGCGACAGACCGTAGCGGCAGAAAGCAGCGGCGTCGCAGGGGCTAGCCGATATGCTAAAAGAGTTAGCCACAATAACATCCGGGCATTTCAGCAGCGCCGCGACTGCGCAGCAGCGACACCGCGTGGACAGAATGTGAGCTGCAGCCTGTTAAAGCGGCTGCCAACATAAGGTCCCGGGCCCACTAACGGGACGCAAAATATATCTGCGAGGTCGCAAGATGAGCAACAAGAACTGTTACATGAGTTTTtagtttatatgtatatatgtgtgtgtgtgtgtgtgtgtgtgtgtgtgtgtgtgtgtgtgtgtgtgtgatatacgtgaaatatatttaattactaaagtccattctcagtgtttgtgcaccggaggcttcaagtttccacaacacacttgtgtaagttgcatactagACCAGGACTGGCCTGGCTCCAAATaagtattaccagctaaattaaagtactaaagtaaCAGTATTCTTTTGCAGAAAATAGGGCTGTGACTATTGAATACatttaacaaagtacattattaatactgatgtaTAAGCAGCATGTTGTAACTGCTTTATGAGgctcacaagataaatctgaggggtcatgagatagATCAGGtaggacagaagaaaaaacaaagtactGCTACATAAATATGGGTTAATTCAGGaacttttctttcatctttgcatttttgtgaaatattggagagttttTCCCTCTTTGGGCCtgaaacagttatttatttgaaaccatgtgaggggaaatgtctctttagtggaactgctaacaactcatagacatctgaaacgtgacaaagaaacacaaatacacactgatttttttttataaagggtcacaagccaaacAGTTTgtgaaccactggtttaatatTTAACGATGCAGGGTAATTTATAATCTCatctgttatgttattttatggaaaatcttcatctgaaaagtaactaaaactgtcaaataaatgtaatggggaagaaagtacaatatttccctctaaaatgtagttgcataaagtacaagtacctcaaaattgtacttaagtacagtacttggtAAAAGTGCAGTCTGTGTGTCgcgattttaaaaatgtataagtATGAAACTCTTCAGTGGTTGGTTTGATTTGCAGTTCTGTCAGCATTAAAGTAGGAAGAAGAAGTGACGGCAAGTAAAATACTCATCTGTAGTGACTCTCTGTCAGCACTGTCAAGCATTAAAACAGCATCAGGCAGTAAGATGTAGTACATGAGCTGTTGTTTACTAATTCAGGGGGAAAACCATAAAGGTCATGTGGGCACCAACACACTCAGGAATCCTGGGAAACGAGAAAGCAGACAAGTTAGCAAAGGAAACGGTCAGGAGAGAATATGTggatattaatattaaactttcaaaatcaGAGGGGGAAAAGCATAGTTTGAAATGATCAAACAACGGCAACAATGTTGGGATAGTGCAACAAAAGGAAGACACTtacatgaaatacaaaataaagtaGGAGCGGTAAGGAATCATGGAATCAACAGGAAAGAGCAAGTAATTATAAGCAGATTTAAAAATTGGTCACAGTAACCTGAATAATACAGTTTTTATCACAGGAAAACACCCAGCTGGCCATTGTTATCAGTGTCAGGAAACAGTGGAGGACGGTTTGGTTTCATGCAGGAGATATAAGGAGAGTTAAAGATCtttgaaaggaaaaaagtgatattttagattttttggaGCAACTGGACTATCTTCAAGTATAGAATCGGACAACAGTGGATGATTAAATCCAGAGGGAGGCAGTAAAGTAAGTGAAAGGATGCTAACTGCCGGAAAccccaaagaagaagaagaagattggTTTGATAATTATTTTCAATCGCCCCGGCTGGGCGGTGCGCCTCCGTCTAACCTTGTTTTGTCCTCACCGGCGCACTCGGTGTCTAGAATCAAGCGCCCCGGCTGGTTGTCAACAGTCAGTGAACGTGCATGTAGCGGCCATATTGGCTGCGCGTTTTACGGTACAAATCAAACCGTGTCGTTAGTTCGGTGCATCCAGCCGGGACTCGGTCCGCTGGAGTCAGACGAACAACACAACACGACCAGCCGACAATGGCGCATCTAAGTCAAAACCCCGCCGATAAAGAGAGGTGAGTTCCCGTAAAGGCTAGCATGAGGAAGCTAAAGCTAACGAGCCGTTCACGTACACCGttagaataaatgtaaatttaaggATAACTTGAGTATTAGCAAACACAACATGCTTATTAacggctccaaaaacaattgtATTGATCTCTCAGGGCCAATCTTCAGTTCGGCGGGTGTGTTATTCGGTTCTCAGCTCTCAATTAAACAGAAAATCtatttctgtgtgttcatgGCTCCGACAGCCGTTGACTGTGCAGTAAAGTCTGACTGCGGGAGAAGCGACCTGATCGGTGAAACGAGTAAAACTGTTACACCTGCTCATCAGTTTCCCACTTTAAAAGTAACGTACAGTGTCAGTCATTTATATAAAGTCACATTTTACGAAATATTTTTGCTGTAACCAAAGCAATTTTTTAAATGGCGGAGTTTTTACATGAAGTTTGGCCCGATGGTGTCTCCgtatgacagcagcagcagattagcTCTGTAGCATGACGTGTAAAAGTCTCCACTGAGCTACACAGAATCACTGCATATCaatatttatgttatatttataggtatttatatacagtcaaggGTTATCTAGTATTTTAAGGGTACAGGCGACGAGAGACTAAATCTACTGAAAATCACAGTGTTATGAACATAGATTAGCTAAAGTATAAATGTTAGAGTAACTTCTCaatctttatatatttatatatttatggtATATAtgtcagaatcagatttattgctAGGTAGATAATCGGatcacatacaaggaatttgtctTGGTGTTGTGCTGCGTAGCAGAAATAATGAAATCTTACATATAAAACACTACAGATTCAATTTTAGATATTAAATAGAGGAGAATGAGATGAATATAAAGGAAACATAATCATAACAACCTTGTCTCTGACCCTCAAACATGTCCTGAACAGTGAATACAGAGAATTTTAACCTTCAAACTGGAGATACATGGTTCCACGGATCAATAAAGTCAGACTGAAACGCTCTTCTGTTCACTAATTAATCCTAAAATGAAATATGGAGCTTAATGCCAGATCAAATCTACGCTGTAGGGCCTTGAATATTATCTTCTGTGATTGTAATGTCAcgttaaagtctgtgtaaagctacaaaaaatattttttttcttagtttgtCAAACCACACACAAATGTGTTATTAAGCACTCAgttaaatttgaatgattaatgattaaaatgaagTTTCAAAGTCGTAGAAAACTACTCATTATTCTGCTCTGAGACGCTGGGGGCGTGTCCACTGACAGCCTCCTACGTCATCTCAGGCTCCGCCcaaaacatcctgaacacagaaaacagGTTAAAAAGCTCAAACACCacattttctaacatgtataatgtgtttcaaaagaaatctgatttacagactttttaaatgtttgtttctctcttgtcttttctgtGATGTTGTAAATGGAGCTGCTGTGATGCAAGAacatatttcatcatcatcatcatcatcatcatcatcatcattatataACTGATAGATCGATCGTTTCCTTCCATCTCTTAATTCTTTCAGTTCAGTGTCTTAACTCTGTTTCCTGTCGCTTCATACGAGACACaaatacttttaaaagaaaCGTTTGTGGATTAACGGACTCGTTGTGTCGCAGGTTCACTGATcataataaatcaatcaaactttatttatacagcagctTTCATACGagtcaaagtgctttacaaatacAGGATGATAAATACAGCAAAGAGCTTTAAAAGAGTTCATTGAATAAGACAAtgagaaaagataaaataacaaTCAAAACAGATTATAAAGTACTAAACAAAGTAAATGTATATAATAAAAgagttaaatgttattaaaaatagtataaaataaataaatgaggtaaataataagaataaaaccaTAAGATTGTAAAACattacatattcatattttcagcagcatcactgaaggtttttttttctgctttgaggagaaaatcattttaaaatcaatatgaaAACTAACAGTTAACCAGCATGAAGACTTTAAAACAGTCTGCACTCATGCAGCAGAATGATTCTGATggtaaaataaatcaaataacagaagaagaagaatctcCTCTTTGTCTTTAACCTGCTGAGAATCATTATTTTTGATACGATGACACGTTTCAGTCGTCGTCACCGCCGAACAAAAGTTTCATATCTTAACCGTTTTTAAACGTTTCAGATCAAATCCTGAACGTTCTTTCAATCAGCTGTTTGCGAAGGAAACTGACGGATATTTATTAGACTAAACGATCGATCGATCGATCAAGAAAGTCGTCGTTCTGAGCCGCCGACATCCTGTGAGAtcgtctgtctgtcttgtgTGCACGAGCAGGACTTTGGGgtctaataaataaataaatcaaactccagctttacacacacagaatagtGAAGTGTGTTTATGAGCTGCTGGTCGCTGATCATCTCTCCGTGATGTGTTTCAGGTTCATCTGCCTCTATCCGGTTTACATCAACAGTAAGAAGACGCTGGCTGAAGGACGAAGGATCCCTTCAGAGAAGGTGACGCTTTATTCCACCTGCATTTATTTTCTACCTTCATAGCAGCTTCCTGTTGTTGACTGATGCTCCATCATCATGAATCtgacaaataatacatttaataataatacattttattcataaagtGCTTTTCAAGACACTCAAAGACACTTTAAGTTAAAAGAATCATCATTTAAGATGAATCAGAGTcacttttctgttgttttatatgATCTATTAAAGAAGCGATCGACAGATAAGCTAAATATGATCtctagagcagcagcagcagtaatgtCTGATGAAATAAAGCTCCTGAcatcacatgttttgttttctgtgaccAACAATCAAAGAGATATTCAAGAGAAGGAACCTGCAgccatgtttgatttaaacCACGATCAAAATAGTCGCCGAtgacttttctgtcaatcaaataaTCGATGAACTGTCACAGCTCTGCGATAATGaagtttttcttattgtctgATGCTGCAACGATGAGTCGATTAATAGATGgatagaaaatgaatcagcaactttTTGATAGTCGAGTAAtcgttttagtctttttttttttttttaagcaaatattcAGTCGTTGcaacttctcagatgtgagaatttaacagtaaactgaatatctttgtgttttcagctgttgATCAAACACTTTGAGACGTTTGAAAACGTCGCCGCGAGCTTTAAGAAACGACAACAagtatttttattctattttctgacatttttctaGACGCGGCGATTAATCGATGagtcgagaaaataatcgataaCGACGatccagctgcagcagcgtACAAGACACCATGAAGACGTTTCACTATATAATAAATGCTACATGTTGCCTTCTTCAGACAAAGTTTTCCAACCGTCAGTCATCTGTTCGCCAGAATATTTCAGGTTGTTATTGAGTCATTTCATTGAAAGTGAATCTCTTAAATCACCGTAGTTCGTACAGaatgacacacagctgacagttttcctcctgaataGTTTGAAAGCTGTTGACGTTTGATGATCTGCTTCGGCTTCTAGATGCAAGAAACAATTCAATTTCATTCCTGTTCTCccgttttttaaatttagtctTTGAAAGATTTTCTGAAATAGTTTTTATCTCACAGCCGTTCTGACGAGCTGCAGGAGGAAACTGTTCAATATAAAACTTTATGGATTATCTCTCCgcaggtggattttttttaaaatgtgtttttttttaatagaaatgtTGTGAGTTAACGGTGTCGGTGTGTCTCTGCAGGCTGTGGAGAATCCGTCCTGCGCTGAGATGAGAGACGTCCTGACGGCTGCAGGGATGAACGTCTACGTGGAGGTTAAACCTGCAGCACCTTGATTCaaaatctattattattattattattatattacacacagacacactcacatctgttaaaacacacacaaaaaagtagaataaaataacaataataaaaaaaaaaaacaacaaccacaacagaagcgtgttcctgcacatgctcagtagcgtccgACTCACACAGAACTTCTCTCCcggtttggatccaaacatgagatttgtttacaagaagaaaaatatagatcaCAGCCTAAAGCCTTATACTTAAAGTTATATTTCTTGTAGTACAGACATTGTTATCATAGTTCTTTATTCTGGGTGTGTGACCTCGTTACACATGTAGGAGAGAGTTTGATACTTGTGCCTAAAATGAGCTGAGCTTGATCACATGATGACGAGTTTGATCAAACTCTGGATAAAGTCGGACAAAACTTCCTGCAGGATCAGAACGACACAGCaaatatcacacacactctcttcatatcatcatataatgacatcatactgtgtgtgtgtgtgtttgtttgtttgtttgttttttttacagaacaAAATGCATCCCAGGGAGTGGAACAGGGAGTTCAGAGGTCGGGTCAGAGTTCAGATAAAGGAAGCTGACGGCAGCTTCTGTCTGGAGAAATTCAGCTCCCGTAAGTCCTACACACACtctgccctgtgtgtgtgtgtgtgtgtgtgtgtgtgtgtgtgcgtgcgtgtgtgtgtgtgtgtgcgtgcgtgtgcgtgcgtgcgtgtgtgggtgtgtgcatgtgtgtgtgggtgtgtgtgtgtgtgcgtgtgtgtgtgtgtgtgtgtgcgtgggtgtgggtgtgcgtgtgtgtgtgtgtgtgtgtgcgtgtgaacaTTTTGACTAAAACTCAATAAAAATTCACCTTTTTGAAAACAAGAACTATGAAGAAGAGATGATGTGAACGTCTGCTGAACCTTTTCGTCTCAtcctcattttatttaaactgaaatgaaaacgTCTGCAGCTCCTGAACCTCCGTGATTATCTGCATAAAGTTCCAGATAGACAGAGAAGAGCAGACAGTAAAGATTTCAAAACACAGTCTGCCTAAAAatattgtaggaaaaaaaacaaagagaagtttcAGGCGGATTTCCAAAAAAGGACATTTGGAGGCTATTTATGTTAACGAGGTCTGATTGAACGTCGGCGTCTCGGAGGACTTAACGAGGTCAAAGGAGCGGCAGCATCTAGCTCCCGATTGGTCAAACAGtctcctccagcagccaatAATATCTCCTGTTCAGACGTTAATAAAACCGGAGACTCAGACCAGGAAGCTGCAGGTCTGgaaaagcctttaaaaaaaaaagacttcagtTTGATTCACAAAGGTCTTAAATGTAGTTTTCTTTGATGCCAGAGGCAGAAATGTTACTTATCAAAtgattttaatggtttttattGATATCTTTCATACTGTGACTATGAAACAAGTGTTAAATTTCCATCTATGTGGTGTTAAAATGTCTTCAATTTAACTCAGTGAAGCTGCagaaactgttgtttttggcatttttgcctgaaaaaagaacaattcattgatttataaaaacagtttgattGACTGATCGTTTCAGCTCTTCTCTTCGACTCAACACAAAATGTTCTTCTTTACATCATCAGTAACAGTACGGTTTCTATGGTTACTGATTAGTCTGAAATCTTTTGTCCTGCTGATGTTTTAATTGATTGTAAAAACGCAGAAACTCAGTTAAACGTTTACATGTTCAACGTTTTAATAAATCATCTCACCGGACCGCCGACTGTAACGAGGTTACTGAAGTTCATGTAAATGCATGAACTAAACatgaatctgttttttgttCCCTGCAGGTAAAGACGTGATGTT is drawn from Thunnus albacares chromosome 2, fThuAlb1.1, whole genome shotgun sequence and contains these coding sequences:
- the srp19 gene encoding signal recognition particle 19 kDa protein; its protein translation is MAHLSQNPADKERFICLYPVYINSKKTLAEGRRIPSEKAVENPSCAEMRDVLTAAGMNVYVENKMHPREWNREFRGRVRVQIKEADGSFCLEKFSSRKDVMFYVAEMIPKLKTRTQKSGGGDTSSQQGEGGKKSKKKKK